In Rhizobium sp. N324, a single genomic region encodes these proteins:
- a CDS encoding ABC transporter ATP-binding protein produces the protein MTNGMANKSVVLQDVRKSYGNLQVVHGIDLTIEEGEFVVFVGPSGCGKSTLLRMIAGLEDVTDGEVEIKGRMVTDLDPSERGIAMVFQSYALYPHMSVRDNLAFGLKMARTQPAEIETRVKAASAILKIDHLLDRRPGQLSGGQRQRVAIGRAIVRKPDVFLFDEPLSNLDAELRVSMRIEIARLHRELGNTMIYVTHDQTEAMTLADKIVVLRDGRVEQAGTPRQIYEDPANTFVAGFIGSPRMNLLNARWGEGGVVEVAGSRIETALISTGRPAGGAVTLGLRPEHLKVAPDRSGKLTATVDFSEYLGGTQYLYCQLADGQSLTVEHRSPISIAAGKQVGLLFEPSDCRLFDEAGNRLR, from the coding sequence ATGACGAACGGTATGGCTAACAAGAGCGTCGTGCTCCAGGACGTGCGAAAAAGCTATGGCAATCTGCAGGTGGTCCACGGGATCGACCTGACGATCGAAGAGGGCGAATTCGTCGTCTTCGTCGGCCCGTCCGGCTGCGGAAAATCGACGCTGCTTCGGATGATCGCCGGTCTCGAGGACGTGACCGACGGCGAGGTCGAGATCAAGGGACGCATGGTCACCGATCTCGATCCGTCCGAGCGCGGCATCGCCATGGTCTTCCAGTCCTATGCGCTCTATCCGCATATGAGCGTGCGCGACAATCTGGCCTTCGGGCTGAAGATGGCGCGCACCCAGCCGGCCGAGATCGAGACCCGGGTGAAGGCGGCCTCCGCCATCCTGAAGATCGATCATCTTCTCGACCGGCGGCCAGGACAGCTTTCCGGTGGCCAGCGCCAGCGTGTGGCGATCGGCCGGGCGATCGTGCGCAAGCCCGATGTCTTCCTGTTCGACGAGCCGCTGTCCAATCTCGATGCGGAACTCAGGGTGTCGATGCGCATCGAGATCGCCCGCCTGCACCGCGAGCTCGGCAACACGATGATCTACGTCACCCATGACCAGACCGAGGCGATGACGCTCGCCGACAAGATCGTCGTGCTGCGCGACGGCCGTGTCGAGCAGGCCGGAACGCCAAGGCAGATCTACGAAGATCCCGCCAATACCTTCGTGGCGGGCTTCATCGGCTCGCCGAGGATGAACCTCTTGAATGCCCGCTGGGGCGAGGGCGGAGTGGTCGAGGTCGCCGGCTCCCGCATCGAAACCGCCTTAATCAGCACGGGCCGGCCGGCCGGAGGCGCGGTGACGCTCGGTCTGCGGCCGGAGCATCTGAAGGTGGCGCCGGATCGGTCGGGCAAGCTGACGGCCACGGTCGATTTTTCGGAATATCTCGGGGGAACGCAATATCTCTATTGCCAGCTTGCCGACGGTCAGTCGCTGACCGTCGAGCACCGCTCACCGATCAGCATCGCGGCAGGCAAGCAGGTCGGCCTGCTGTTCGAACCGTCGGATTGCCGGTTGTTCGATGAGGCTGGCAACCGGCTGCGGTAA
- a CDS encoding ABC transporter substrate-binding protein → MIKRLLAATSIATLCLFSAASAAENVEMWVRSGIGDAFKKVVEAYNSGHETKVVMTEVPFSELVQKYATAIAGGQAPDALSMDLIYNPAFAAAGQLEDLTDWAKSLPYFNSLSPSHVRLGTYQDKIYGLPLSVETSVFAWNKDLYKKAGLDPEKAPANWDEITANAEKIRALGDDTYGFYFSGGGCGGCMIFTFTPLTWGAGADILSADSKTATLDTPQMRKAVDIYRNMVKKDLVPAGAASDTGANFLTFTNGKIGQQSLGAFAIGTLVTEHPDINFGVTLIPGVDGKPSSFAGGDNFVITKGTKKIDAVKGFLEYVYSEDGQKIMAKYGSLPTRGDIADKVLEGLDPRMQVGLKAISVAKTPYTLQFNDLINSANGPWASFTNAAIFGDDVDGAFSSAQSEMQSIIDSGQ, encoded by the coding sequence ATGATCAAGCGTCTATTGGCGGCGACCAGCATCGCTACCTTGTGCCTGTTTTCGGCGGCGTCGGCGGCTGAAAATGTCGAAATGTGGGTTCGTTCGGGCATCGGCGACGCCTTCAAGAAGGTCGTCGAAGCCTATAATTCCGGCCATGAGACCAAGGTCGTGATGACCGAGGTGCCGTTCTCCGAGCTGGTGCAGAAATATGCAACGGCGATCGCCGGCGGACAGGCGCCCGACGCCCTGTCGATGGATCTGATCTATAACCCCGCCTTTGCCGCGGCCGGCCAGCTTGAGGATCTGACGGACTGGGCGAAATCGCTGCCCTATTTCAACTCGCTGTCGCCGTCGCATGTCCGCCTCGGCACCTATCAGGACAAGATTTACGGCCTGCCGCTGTCGGTGGAGACGTCGGTCTTTGCCTGGAACAAGGACCTCTACAAGAAGGCCGGCCTCGACCCGGAAAAGGCGCCGGCCAACTGGGATGAAATCACCGCCAATGCCGAGAAGATCCGGGCGCTGGGTGACGATACCTACGGCTTCTATTTCTCCGGCGGCGGCTGCGGCGGCTGCATGATCTTCACCTTCACGCCGCTCACCTGGGGTGCCGGCGCCGATATCCTGTCGGCCGACAGCAAGACGGCGACGCTCGATACGCCGCAGATGCGCAAGGCCGTCGATATCTACCGCAACATGGTCAAGAAGGACCTGGTGCCGGCGGGTGCGGCCAGCGATACCGGCGCCAACTTCCTGACCTTCACCAACGGCAAGATCGGTCAGCAAAGCCTCGGCGCCTTTGCCATCGGCACGCTGGTCACCGAGCATCCGGATATCAATTTCGGCGTGACCCTCATCCCGGGCGTCGACGGCAAGCCTTCGTCCTTTGCCGGCGGCGATAATTTCGTCATCACCAAGGGCACCAAGAAGATCGACGCGGTGAAGGGCTTCCTCGAATATGTCTATTCGGAGGACGGCCAGAAGATCATGGCGAAGTACGGCAGCCTGCCGACGCGCGGCGATATTGCCGACAAGGTGCTGGAAGGTCTCGACCCGCGCATGCAGGTCGGCCTCAAGGCGATCAGTGTGGCCAAGACGCCCTATACGCTGCAGTTCAACGACCTGATCAACAGCGCCAACGGCCCTTGGGCAAGCTTTACCAACGCCGCGATCTTCGGCGACGATGTCGACGGCGCGTTTTCGAGCGCCCAGTCGGAAATGCAATCGATCATCGATAGCGGCCAGTAA
- a CDS encoding glycoside hydrolase family 127 protein translates to MTKSSNDRQFRPVAVPDVELGGFWGKWQDAVCNSTAETLLDRCVEAGMLKAIDVSQPSPGVVIPIQPWGGTTQMFWDSDLGKSIETIAYSLYRRPNPKLEARADEIIDMYERLQDKDGYLNAWFQRVEPARRWTNLRDHHELYCAGHLMEAAVAYYQATGKRKLLDIMCRFADYMITIFGHGEGQFPGYCGHEEVELALVKLSRVTGEKKYLELSKFFIDERGTEPHFFTAEAARDGRSAADFHQKTYEYGQAHQPVREQTKVVGHAVRAMYLYSGMADIATEYRDDSLTAALETLWDDLTTKQMYITGGIGPAASNEGFTDYYDLPNDTAYAETCASVGLVFWASRMLGRGPDRRYADIMEQALYNGALPGLSTDGKTFFYDNPLESAGKHHRWKWHHCPCCPPNIARLVTSIGSYMYAVADDEIAVHLYGESTARLKLANGAEGELEQATNYPWDGAVVFTTRLKTPARFALSLRIPDWAEGATLSVNGEMLDLAATVRDGYARIDRQWNDGDRVALHLPLALRPQYANPKVRQDAGRVALMRGPLVYCVETTDNGEDLNAIILPRELPAAETIVLKDLNDAVALDLKVEREETSNWGTPLYRNAPAERQVATARFVPYHLWDNRAPGEMLVWVQSDK, encoded by the coding sequence ATGACCAAATCAAGCAACGACCGCCAGTTTCGTCCCGTCGCCGTGCCCGATGTCGAGCTCGGCGGCTTCTGGGGCAAATGGCAGGACGCCGTCTGCAATTCCACCGCCGAGACCCTGCTCGACCGCTGCGTCGAGGCCGGCATGCTGAAGGCGATCGATGTCTCCCAGCCGAGCCCCGGCGTCGTCATTCCCATTCAGCCCTGGGGCGGGACGACGCAGATGTTCTGGGATTCCGATCTCGGCAAATCGATCGAGACCATCGCCTATTCGCTCTATCGCCGGCCGAACCCGAAGCTGGAGGCGCGTGCCGATGAGATCATCGACATGTATGAGAGGCTGCAGGACAAGGACGGCTATCTCAACGCCTGGTTCCAGCGCGTCGAGCCCGCCCGCCGCTGGACCAATCTGCGCGACCATCACGAGCTTTATTGCGCCGGCCATCTGATGGAAGCCGCGGTCGCCTATTACCAGGCGACCGGCAAACGCAAGCTGCTCGATATCATGTGCCGCTTTGCCGATTACATGATCACGATCTTCGGCCATGGCGAAGGTCAGTTCCCCGGCTATTGCGGTCACGAGGAAGTCGAGCTGGCGCTGGTCAAGCTTTCCCGCGTCACCGGCGAGAAGAAATATCTGGAGCTGTCGAAATTCTTCATCGACGAGCGTGGCACCGAGCCGCATTTCTTCACGGCCGAAGCCGCTCGCGACGGCCGGAGCGCTGCTGACTTCCATCAGAAGACCTATGAGTATGGCCAGGCGCATCAGCCGGTGCGCGAGCAGACCAAGGTCGTCGGCCATGCGGTGCGCGCCATGTACCTCTATTCGGGGATGGCCGATATCGCCACCGAATATAGGGACGACAGCCTGACGGCGGCGCTGGAAACGCTCTGGGACGATCTGACCACCAAGCAGATGTATATCACCGGCGGCATCGGCCCGGCCGCCTCCAACGAAGGCTTCACCGACTATTACGACCTGCCCAATGATACGGCCTATGCGGAGACCTGCGCCTCCGTCGGCCTGGTCTTCTGGGCAAGCCGCATGCTCGGGCGCGGGCCTGACCGGCGCTACGCCGACATCATGGAACAGGCGCTTTATAACGGCGCGCTTCCCGGCCTTTCCACCGACGGCAAGACCTTCTTCTACGACAATCCGCTCGAAAGTGCGGGCAAGCACCACCGCTGGAAATGGCACCATTGCCCCTGCTGCCCGCCGAATATCGCCCGGCTGGTGACCTCGATCGGCTCCTATATGTATGCCGTTGCCGATGATGAGATCGCCGTGCATCTCTATGGCGAAAGCACCGCCCGGCTGAAGCTTGCCAACGGCGCCGAAGGCGAGCTGGAGCAGGCCACCAACTATCCCTGGGATGGGGCCGTCGTCTTTACCACCAGGCTGAAGACGCCCGCGAGATTCGCGCTGTCGCTGCGCATTCCCGATTGGGCTGAAGGGGCGACCCTCAGCGTCAATGGGGAAATGCTCGATCTCGCCGCCACTGTCCGGGATGGATATGCCAGGATCGATCGTCAATGGAACGATGGCGATCGTGTCGCCCTCCACCTGCCGCTGGCATTGCGCCCGCAATATGCCAATCCGAAGGTGCGCCAGGATGCCGGCCGCGTCGCACTGATGCGTGGGCCCCTGGTCTATTGCGTCGAAACCACCGACAATGGCGAGGATCTCAACGCCATCATCCTGCCGCGTGAGCTTCCGGCCGCCGAAACCATCGTGCTGAAGGATCTCAACGATGCCGTCGCCCTCGATCTCAAGGTCGAGCGCGAGGAGACGTCGAACTGGGGAACACCGCTCTACCGCAATGCGCCGGCCGAAAGGCAGGTCGCCACCGCGCGTTTCGTGCCCTATCATCTCTGGGACAACCGCGCGCCCGGAGAGATGCTCGTCTGGGTCCAGTCGGACAAGTAG
- a CDS encoding carbohydrate ABC transporter permease, producing MITSRKRRARKAFRVKSAYHLSGIAISIFFLAPFAITLLASFRQGTEASLPPLPPWPTSGVSFDAYALLDTFGAGIWRHMINSLLVSVATVVLTVAVSLLAGYGFSRYRFPMKNALFVLIIATLMIPFQSILTPLFIILAKLGLNNSLIGLTLVYVTLQLPFSVFMMRNAFDAVPKEIEEAARIDGARDLRLLARVLLPLVLPGVATVAIFAFLNAWNEFLAALVLLSSNEKYTLPVLMTAVRAGRLGAINWGAVQAGVVVMTIPCLIVFLLLQRYYMRGLMAGAVK from the coding sequence ATGATCACCTCAAGAAAACGCCGTGCCCGCAAGGCCTTCCGCGTGAAATCGGCCTATCATCTCAGCGGCATCGCCATCTCGATCTTCTTCCTGGCGCCGTTTGCGATCACGCTGCTCGCCTCCTTCCGGCAAGGGACCGAAGCCAGCCTGCCGCCGCTGCCGCCGTGGCCGACATCGGGCGTCAGCTTCGATGCCTATGCGTTGCTCGATACGTTCGGCGCCGGCATCTGGCGGCACATGATCAATTCGCTGTTGGTCTCGGTCGCCACCGTGGTGCTGACCGTCGCCGTCAGCCTGCTCGCCGGCTACGGCTTCTCGCGCTATCGGTTCCCGATGAAGAATGCGCTCTTCGTGCTGATCATCGCCACGCTGATGATCCCGTTCCAGTCGATCCTGACGCCGCTCTTCATCATCCTGGCCAAGCTCGGCCTCAACAATTCGCTGATCGGGCTGACGCTCGTCTATGTGACGCTGCAGCTGCCCTTCTCGGTCTTCATGATGCGCAACGCCTTCGATGCGGTGCCGAAGGAAATCGAAGAGGCGGCCCGCATCGACGGCGCCCGCGATCTCAGGCTTCTCGCCCGCGTTCTGCTGCCGCTGGTGCTTCCCGGTGTGGCGACGGTGGCGATCTTTGCCTTCCTCAATGCCTGGAACGAGTTTCTCGCCGCACTGGTGCTGCTCTCCAGCAATGAGAAATACACCCTGCCGGTGCTGATGACGGCGGTTCGCGCCGGGCGGCTCGGCGCCATCAACTGGGGAGCGGTGCAGGCCGGCGTCGTCGTCATGACGATCCCTTGCCTGATCGTCTTCCTGCTCCTGCAACGCTACTACATGCGCGGGCTGATGGCCGGCGCGGTGAAATAA
- the dxr gene encoding 1-deoxy-D-xylulose-5-phosphate reductoisomerase has protein sequence MMTGKTAPRRLSIFGSTGSIGQNTLNVVDHLGGRENFEISVLTGNGNVELLARQAKLSGAGMAVTASDRHYEALKSALSGSGIAVASGKSGLMEAADREADWVMAAIVGTAGLAPTLAAARRGADIALANKECLVSAGDLFISAIRKGGGKLLPVDSEHNAIFQVLEENQRHAIERVVLTASGGPFRTASLKEMAGVTAETARAHPNWSMGLKISIDSASMFNKALEIIEARHLFSLTPEQIEVIIHPQSIIHSMVGYSDGSVLAQLGAPDMRTAIGYALSFPRRPNLPIERLDFARLARLDFEAPDELRFPALRLARLAMTRGGVQGAVLNGAKEVALEAFIEGRLPFLAIAEITERVMDDLAGLPPAAEMDEVFDADRQARQRAAELMKLEIAG, from the coding sequence ATAATGACCGGCAAAACCGCGCCGCGGCGCCTCAGCATCTTCGGCTCGACAGGCTCGATCGGCCAGAACACCCTCAATGTCGTCGATCACCTGGGCGGGCGGGAGAACTTCGAAATCTCCGTGCTGACCGGCAACGGCAACGTCGAATTGCTGGCCCGGCAGGCGAAGTTGTCAGGCGCTGGGATGGCGGTGACGGCAAGCGACCGGCATTACGAAGCGCTGAAAAGCGCGCTTTCCGGCAGCGGCATCGCGGTCGCATCCGGAAAATCCGGCCTGATGGAAGCGGCCGATCGCGAGGCCGACTGGGTGATGGCGGCAATCGTTGGCACCGCGGGCCTGGCGCCGACGCTGGCAGCAGCAAGGCGCGGCGCCGATATCGCCCTTGCCAACAAGGAATGCCTGGTTTCGGCCGGCGATCTGTTCATCAGCGCCATCCGCAAAGGCGGCGGCAAGCTGCTTCCCGTCGACAGCGAGCACAATGCGATTTTCCAGGTGCTGGAGGAAAACCAGCGCCATGCCATCGAGCGTGTGGTGCTGACGGCCTCGGGCGGGCCCTTCCGCACCGCCTCGCTGAAGGAAATGGCCGGTGTGACGGCGGAGACCGCGCGCGCCCACCCGAACTGGTCGATGGGCCTGAAGATCTCGATCGACAGCGCTTCGATGTTCAACAAGGCGCTGGAGATAATCGAAGCCCGGCATCTTTTCAGCCTCACGCCCGAGCAGATCGAAGTCATCATCCATCCGCAATCGATCATCCATTCGATGGTCGGCTATAGCGATGGATCGGTGCTGGCCCAGCTCGGCGCCCCCGATATGCGCACCGCGATCGGTTACGCCCTGTCCTTTCCGCGCCGGCCGAACCTGCCGATCGAGCGGCTGGATTTCGCCAGGCTCGCCCGGCTGGATTTCGAGGCGCCGGATGAGCTGCGGTTTCCGGCCTTGCGGCTGGCGCGCCTGGCGATGACGCGCGGCGGCGTTCAGGGCGCCGTGTTGAACGGGGCCAAGGAAGTGGCGCTCGAAGCCTTCATCGAAGGACGGCTGCCGTTCCTCGCCATCGCCGAGATCACCGAGAGGGTCATGGACGATCTGGCCGGCCTGCCGCCGGCCGCCGAGATGGACGAAGTCTTCGACGCCGACAGGCAGGCCCGGCAGAGGGCTGCGGAGCTGATGAAACTGGAGATCGCCGGCTGA
- a CDS encoding carbohydrate ABC transporter permease: MTDSGSEILLPRRRRRRQSNWRGLAYIAPAMALVIVFFIMPVLFTGWMSLHNWPLMGASRWIGFNNYYRMVNDTRFVTALNFTAYYTVIVTIAIFAVAFPLAIFVEKERQFVSAYRTVIFLPVVVGLATASLLWVWLANVDSGFIGPALKALGLVEKSPNLLATFDTAFLTVVVMVVWKIAGFTMIILLTGLQAIPSELTEAARIDGAGRWQRFRHLTLPLMRKTIALALIVSVTGSILAFDQFYIMTSGGPQNKMISVVYYIFNQSFVSFNLGYGAALSIVLLAILVAISIVQLWLLRVGEERP; encoded by the coding sequence ATGACCGATTCCGGTTCAGAGATCCTATTGCCTCGGCGCAGGCGACGGCGCCAATCGAATTGGCGCGGCCTTGCCTATATCGCGCCGGCCATGGCGCTGGTCATCGTCTTCTTCATCATGCCGGTGCTGTTCACCGGGTGGATGAGCCTGCACAACTGGCCGCTGATGGGGGCATCGCGCTGGATCGGCTTCAACAATTATTACCGCATGGTCAACGACACGCGCTTCGTGACGGCGCTGAATTTCACCGCCTATTATACGGTGATCGTCACCATCGCGATCTTCGCCGTCGCCTTTCCGCTCGCCATCTTCGTCGAGAAGGAGCGGCAGTTCGTCAGCGCCTATCGCACCGTCATCTTTCTGCCCGTCGTCGTCGGGCTGGCCACCGCCTCGCTGCTCTGGGTCTGGCTTGCCAATGTCGATAGCGGCTTCATCGGCCCGGCCCTGAAAGCCCTCGGTCTTGTCGAAAAGAGCCCCAATCTGCTGGCGACTTTCGACACCGCCTTTCTGACTGTTGTGGTGATGGTCGTCTGGAAGATCGCCGGCTTCACCATGATCATTCTTCTGACGGGGCTGCAGGCCATTCCGTCCGAGCTGACGGAGGCCGCCCGCATCGACGGCGCCGGTCGCTGGCAGCGTTTCCGGCATCTGACGCTGCCGCTGATGCGCAAGACGATCGCGCTGGCACTGATCGTCTCCGTCACCGGCTCGATCCTTGCCTTCGACCAGTTCTACATCATGACCTCGGGCGGGCCGCAGAACAAGATGATCTCGGTGGTCTACTACATCTTCAACCAGTCCTTCGTGTCGTTCAATCTCGGTTATGGCGCGGCACTGTCGATCGTGCTGCTCGCCATCCTGGTGGCGATCAGCATCGTGCAGCTCTGGCTGCTGCGGGTCGGGGAGGAGCGTCCATGA
- a CDS encoding BON domain-containing protein produces the protein MVFKEQTFHGLEPEMEAEISNRASVEAAVANALAIAGGIDASDVEVTMENDQIVLTGTVGTVGEIERATAVARAVEGVHAVQNRILLGGPPINERH, from the coding sequence ATGGTTTTCAAGGAACAGACATTCCACGGGCTCGAGCCCGAGATGGAAGCGGAAATCTCCAATCGCGCATCCGTCGAAGCGGCCGTCGCCAATGCGCTGGCAATTGCCGGCGGCATCGATGCATCGGATGTCGAAGTGACGATGGAGAACGATCAGATCGTGCTGACCGGTACGGTCGGCACCGTCGGCGAGATCGAACGGGCGACCGCGGTTGCCAGGGCTGTCGAAGGCGTGCATGCGGTGCAGAACCGGATCCTGCTCGGCGGGCCTCCGATCAATGAGCGACATTGA